CGCAAGGGCATGCAATTACAAGAACTGTGACCAGCGATAACATCCCGTATGTGAATGAGTTAGAGCTTCCAAAAATATTCCATGCAATAAATGAAACAAGAGCAATGCACATAACAACCGGCACAAAAATTCCGGCAATTTTATCTGCAAGCTTTTGAGAAGGAGCGCGGCTGCCTTGAGCCTCCTGTACAAGTTTAATTATCTGATGCAGAACTGTTTTCTCACCAACTTCCTCTGCGCGGAAATTAAAACTTCCGCTTTGGTTAATTGTTCCAGCGTAAACTTTTGCTCCCTGCTCTTTAAGAACCGGAACAGATTCTCCGCTTAACATGCTCTCGTCCACATAAGAGGACCCCTCCGTAACTTTCCCATCCACAGCTACTTTCTCTCCCGGCTTAACCATGACAATTGCGCCGGGCATTAATTTCTCTATCGGGAGAGTAATGATTTTTTTTGCACGGCGTTTTTCACACTCATTCTGTTCACACTCCTTTGTGGATGTAACTCGCTCATCTTCAATAATAACTGTTACCTCTTTTGGTTGAAGTCCCATAAGCTTTTTGATGGCGGAGTTGGTGCTGTTTTTTGCACGCTCTTCCAATGTCCTGCCTATCAGAATAAAAGCAATGATGACTGCCGCAGATTCAAAATAGACGTTGCTCTCCAGTCCGCGGCTTGTCCATACGGAGGGGAACAAAGTATTAAATACGCTAAACAAATATGCAGTTCCGGTAGAGAGCGCAATAAGCGTATCCATGTTGGATGAGAAATGTTTTGCCTGATTCCACGCGTTCTTGTAAAAGTCTCTGCCAAAGACAAATAGAGAGAGAGTGGCAAGAGCCCACATTATATAGTTTGCATAGGGGAGGTAACGCCCGCTGCCCGGGGTGCCTTTGAAAAACATCCCTATGACCATGATTGGAACGGCAATTATTACCGCCCAAATAGTTTTCCTAAGAAGCCCTTTGAATTTTTTTTTTGAGACTCGTCCAAAGCCTCGGGTGCTGCGCCTGCCGCATCAATGACCATGTCGTATCCTGCCCCAACAACTGCCTCCTTCATCTTCTCCGGGGTAACGGCCGCATCATCGTACTCAACTAATGCACTGTTACTTGCAAGATTAACGTTAACGTCCTTAACGCCCGGTACTGCTGCCAGCGCTTTTTGAACATGAGCCACGCACATTGCGCAGGCCATATTTTTTATCGGGAATGTTTTTTTGATTACTGTCATATCAATTGCAAATGTACTCAATATTGATTGCAACTATGTTGCAAAAAACATCAATAGTTTCGTCTCGCCTTATCCATTCTCGCCTCCCCTATTTTTGCTAGCGCAAAAGGGATCGGCTGCGGCTGAGCCGGCTGCGGCGAAATATTGAATGTTTTTTGCAAATATTACAAGCTTTCAAGCGTACCGTTAATCATGGACATCAATGATGGAATCTCCAGATGCTGAGGGCACTTAGGAAGGCAAGTCCCGCACTTCATGCACTTATCCGCACCGCCGCCCTTGGCAAATGCCTTATGAAATGCCTCTGAAAATGCCTTAGATTTTTTCTTGTAATCATCAGTATTTTGCGCCTTCATATCAGGTATGTTGGAATCCATAACAAGCTGATTATAAGTTGCAAAAACTGTCGGGATCTCAACTTCAAACGGGCAAGGCATACAATATCTGCAGCCGGTGCAACCTATTCTCTTGAACTTCTGATACTCTGCAACTGCCAGATTTATAGTCTCATAATCAGCATCCGTAAGTGGTTTAAAGCCGGTAAATGTTTTAATGTTATCCTCCAGATGTTCCATATAAGTCATGCCGCTAAGGATTACCATTACGTCAGAAAGAGAGCCGGCATAACGGAAAGCCCAAGATGCTACGGTTGCATTAGGATTTGCTTTCTTAAAGATAGCATCTGCATCGGTGCTAAGAGAAGCAAGCATTCCGCCCTTTAAAGGTTCCATTATTATACAAGGTATATTCCTCTTAGCCAGAGCATTGTAGATATGTTCCGCATCCTGTCCCTTCCAATCCAGATAGTTCAATTCTACCTGCACAAAATCCCATGGATGCTTGTCAATCAAATAATCAAAGAACGGCATATCTCCGTGGAAAGAAAATCCAAGCTGGCGTATTCTTCCCTTTTTCTTCTGCTCAACAAGGTAATCATACAAGCCCATCTCCTCATAAACTTTGTCATAGCTTTGGCGGTTCTGCAAGCTGTGAAGAAGGTAATAATCAAAGTAATCCACGCCGCAACGTTGAATTTGCTCCTCAAAAAATTTTGGGCCGTCCTCTTTAACTTTCACATTGTAACCCGGCATTTTGTCCGCCAAAAAATAACTCTTGCGCGGATATTTTTTTAGAGCTGCTCCAATAACACCCTCAGATTTTCCTCCGTGATAAACATAAGCAGTATCAT
The window above is part of the Bacteroidales bacterium genome. Proteins encoded here:
- a CDS encoding cation transporter — encoded protein: MTVIKKTFPIKNMACAMCVAHVQKALAAVPGVKDVNVNLASNSALVEYDDAAVTPEKMKEAVVGAGYDMVIDAAGAAPEALDESQKKNSKGFLGKLFGR
- a CDS encoding aldo/keto reductase; this encodes MSNDNNSGKKISRRRAIEIMGLGVVGAASLMSFKSNPFLNDISEKIKKGGIKLVDKRKNPKNGDMIAMLGFGCMRFPTTGEGGRRAPIDVAKTQELVDYAYSHGINYYDTAYVYHGGKSEGVIGAALKKYPRKSYFLADKMPGYNVKVKEDGPKFFEEQIQRCGVDYFDYYLLHSLQNRQSYDKVYEEMGLYDYLVEQKKKGRIRQLGFSFHGDMPFFDYLIDKHPWDFVQVELNYLDWKGQDAEHIYNALAKRNIPCIIMEPLKGGMLASLSTDADAIFKKANPNATVASWAFRYAGSLSDVMVILSGMTYMEHLEDNIKTFTGFKPLTDADYETINLAVAEYQKFKRIGCTGCRYCMPCPFEVEIPTVFATYNQLVMDSNIPDMKAQNTDDYKKKSKAFSEAFHKAFAKGGGADKCMKCGTCLPKCPQHLEIPSLMSMINGTLESL